In a single window of the Hypanus sabinus isolate sHypSab1 chromosome 15, sHypSab1.hap1, whole genome shotgun sequence genome:
- the LOC132405722 gene encoding protocadherin alpha-C2-like produces MQALFVVFLLYIWNIVYGQIRYAIYEELMHGAFVGNIAQDLGLDLRELSSRRLRIMSAVKKRYFEVNLENGVLFVNEVIDRELACVQSPTCFMNLEVVVENPLELYRIEVEILDVNDNSPSFPNAEIRLEVLESAPPRTRFLLQSAHDPDLDINSVRFYYLNPNEYFALEVQNSGDDSRFVHLMLEKYLDREQQPIHHLLLTAVDGGTPERTGTAQVIVTVLDVNDNSPVFGQSFYKISLMENVPIGTTVIKLNATDMDESTNAQIMYSLSDLSPSKVRKLFRIDTQTGKITVKGTIDFEEAKTYELLVEAKDKGPFALPVHCTVFIDVSDVNDNAPEMTLMSVSNSVPEDVHVGTVLALISVTDQDSGDNGLISCVIHSNLPFELKSTFVNSYTVIIKHALDREITSEYQIEISCRDSGLPPLYTNKTIQVQVTDVNDNPPRFADNFHTAYVTENNAFGASICSVSAFDPDLGPNSHISYSILDSQIQGLPITSYVSINSENGIIFSQRSFDYEQLKNFQIHVQAQDAGLPPLNSNHTVNVVILDQNDNAPVIVFPLTRNGSEVTIPRIADRDYLVVKVIAVDADSGQNGRLFYELVRATDQSLFAMRTNSGEVRTTRQIEDRDLATQVIVIMVKDSGHPPLSTTTTITLSIVDSVEDAIHAVTFMPRIPEYPSSAALYIIISLGAITLTLMLALIALVFTVCRSSNDDEDWCWCVEHNDTDTIYRNSNLNFQTVPDSSLIKNVIEVRGSGSLAQTYCYTLRPGQESVQNDSKILPPSSANRIRYPPEAVNSCFSKWKAKDRNNTILASEVSAENVDFTSLYFYILLY; encoded by the coding sequence ATGCAAGCATTGTTTGTAGTTTTCCTGCTTTATATCTGGAATATCGTTTATGGTCAAATCCGCTACGCTATTTATGAAGAATTGATGCATGGTGCCTTCGTTGGGAACATTGCTCAAGATCTGGGACTGGACCTTAGAGAGCTGTCTAGTCGCAGACTCCGCATTATGTCTGCAGTAAAGAAAAGGTATTTCGAGGTTAATTTAGAGAATGGCGTTTTGTTTGTGAATGAAGTGATAGATAGGGAGCTCGCGTGCGTACAGAGTCCGACTTGTTTTATGAATTTGGAGGTTGTTGTTGAAAACCCATTGGAACTCTATCGGATTGAAGTAGAGATTTTAGACGTAAATGACAATTCTCCCAGTTTTCCGAATGCCGAGATCCGCTTGGAAGTCCTCGAGTCAGCGCCGCCAAGaactagattccttcttcagagTGCCCACGATCCAGACCTGGACATTAATTCTGTTCGATTCTATTATCTCAACccgaatgaatattttgcattggAAGTGCAGAACAGCGGGGATGATAGCAGGTTTGTGCACTTAATGTTGGAGAAGTATCTGGACAGAGAACAGCAGCCCATTCATCATTTACTTCTGACTGCTGTGGATGGAGGTACACCTGAACGAACTGGCACAGCCCAAGTTATCGTTACTGTCCTCGATGTCAATGACAACTCTCCGGTGTTTGGCCAATCGTTCTATAAAATCAGTTTAATGGAGAATGTACCAATAGGCACAACAGTTATCAAATTAAATGCCACCGATATGGACGAGAGCACAAATGCGCAGATAATGTACTCTCTCAGTGACCTTTCACCAAGCAAGGTCCGTAAACTGTTTCGTATTGACACCCAGACGGGGAAAATTACAGTAAAGGGGACTATAGACTTTGAAGAAGCCAAAACTTATGAACTTCTAGTGGAAGCCAAGGATAAGGGTCCATTTGCACTTCCTGTGCACTGCACTGTCTTCATTGACGTCAGTGATGTCAACGACAATGCTCCTGAAATGACTTTGATGTCAGTATCTAATTCTGTCCCTGAGGATGTACATGTTGGAACCGTGTTGGCTCTAATTAGTGTTACCGACCAAGATTCTGGGGACAATGGGCTAATTAGTTGCGTGATACATTCCAACCTACCGTTTGAACTCAAATCGACATTTGTAAATTCCTACACGGTCATTATCAAACATGCTCTTGACAGGGAAATCACATCTGAATACCAAATTGAGATCTCCTGTCGAGACTCCGGGTTGCCTCCTTTATACACCAACAAAACTATCCAGGTACAAGTTACCGACGTAAACGACAACCCCCCACGTTTTGCAGATAATTTTCACACGGCATACGTAACGGAGAACAACGCGTTTGGGGCTTCCATCTGCTCAGTCTCTGCTTTTGACCCCGACTTGGGTCCAAATTCGCATATTTCCTATTCTATTCTGGATAGCCAGATTCAAGGCTTGCCTATCACTTCATACGTCTCCATTAATTCGGAGAATGGGATCATCTTTTCACAGCGCTCATTTGATTATGAACAACTCAAAAATTTTCAGATCCATGTTCAAGCGCAGGATGCCGGATTACCTCCACTAAACTCCAACCACACGGTGAACGTAGTCATTCTGGACCAAAATGACAACGCTCCTGTAATCGTCTTCCCGTTAACAAGAAATGGTTCGGAAGTAACCATTCCGCGAATCGCAGATCGGGATTATTTGGTGGTCAAGGTCATAGCTGTTGACGCGGATTCTGGACAAAATGGACGCCTGTTTTATGAGCTTGTCCGAGCTACAGATCAAAGTCTCTTTGCCATGAGGACTAACTCAGGAGAAGTGAGGACGACCCGCCAAATTGAGGATCGAGATCTCGCAACACAAGTGATAGTTATAATGGTGAAAGACAGTGGACATCCACCATTATCAACTACCACTACCATCACACTTTCTATAGTAGACAGTGTTGAGGACGCTATTCACGCTGTTACATTTATGCCTAGAATCCCCGAGTACCCCTCTAGTGCAGCCCTTTATATAATAATATCATTAGGTGCCATTACATTAACACTAATGCTTGCCTTGATTGCACTTGTTTTTACAGTCTGCCGCAGTTCAAATGATGACGAGGATTGGTGTTGGTGTGTTGAACACAATGACACAGATACTATATACCGAAATTCTAATCTCAATTTCCAAACAGTACCAGACTCTAGTTTAATAAAAAATGTTATTGAAGTGCGTGGGTCGGGTTCCCTCGCTCAAACCTACTGCTATACACTTCGACCAGGTCAGGAGTCAGTTCAAAACGATTCCAAGATTCTTCCACCCTCAAGTGCAAACCGAATAAGGTACCCACCCGAAGCTGTGAATAGTTGTTTTTCAAAATGGAAGGCAAAAGATAGGAACAACACAATTCTAGCCAGTGAGGTAAGTGCTGAGAATGTTGACTTCACGTCCTTATATTTTTATATCCTTCTTTATTAA